A genomic region of Nymphaea colorata isolate Beijing-Zhang1983 chromosome 2, ASM883128v2, whole genome shotgun sequence contains the following coding sequences:
- the LOC116247083 gene encoding SPX domain-containing protein 3-like: protein MKFGKRLKRQIEETLPEWRDKFVSYKDLKKRVRLICTTLEEEANSNGPASSGCASTRVSEEEEEFIFLLNAEIEKFNAFFMEQEEEFVIRQKELQERIQNVTATLGPNGRRMSESEYKEEMGKLRKEMVNFHGEMVLLENYSSLNYTGIAKILKKYDKRTGGLLRLPFIQKVLQQPFFTTDLLSNLIKECESTMQTVFPTEMQERTEKTVDIAAIEDSIFRNTLAALVTMREMRRGSSTYSHFSLPPLNLAEPPDQSDTFTLLSPIPIQ, encoded by the exons ATGAAATTTGGCAAGAGATTGAAGAGGCAGATAGAAGAAACGCTGCCGGAATGGAGGGACAAGTTCGTTTCCTACAAGGACCTGAAGAAGAGGGTGAGATTGATATGCACCACGCTGGAGGAGGAAGCCAACAGCAATGGCCCCGCTTCCTCTGGTTGTGCTTCGACGAGGGTgtcggaggaggaggaggagttcaTCTTCCTGTTGAATGCCGAGATTGAGAAGTTCAATGCCTTCTTTATGGAGCAGGAGGAGGAGTTTGTCATAAGGCAGAAG GAATTGCAAGAGCGGATTCAGAATGTGACGGCGACGTTGGGACCAAATGGGAGAAGGATGTCGGAGAGCGAGTACAAAGAGGAGATGGGGAAGTTGAGAAAGGAGATGGTTAATTTCCATGGAGAGATGGTGCTTTTGGAGAACTATAGCAGTCTCAATTATACAG GTATTGCCAAGATCCTGAAGAAGTATGACAAGAGAACTGGTGGTTTATTGCGGTTGCCCTTCATTCAGAAGGTCCTGCAGCAGCCATTCTTCACCACGGATCTGCTATCGAACTTGATCAAAGAATGTGAGAGCACAATGCAGACGGTATTCCCCACAGAGATGCAAGAAAGGACCGAGAAAACGGTGGACATTGCAGCAATAGAAGACAGCATCTTCAGAAACACACTGGCTGCCTTAGTTACCATGAGAGAGATGAGAAGGGGTAGCTCTACTTACAGTCActtctcccttccccctttGAATCTGGCCGAGCCTCCAGATCAAAGTGACACGTTCACACTTCTGTCTCCTATTCCAATACAATGA